The sequence below is a genomic window from Brevibacillus agri.
GCTGCTCACGCAAAAAGAGCTGCACGCGTATTGCAAAGAGCGCAGCATCCAGTTGGAGGCGTGGAGCCCGCTGATGCAGGGGAATCTCGATCATCCGCTGTTGGTGGAACTGGGACAAAAATACGGCAAGTCGCCTGCGCAAATCGTCATTCGCTGGGATTTGCAAAACGAGGTTGTCACCATTCCGAAATCCATTACGCCTGAGCGCATCGTGCAAAACGCACAAGTGTTTGACTTCGCGCTGAGTGCCGAAGACGTGGAAAAAATCAGTGCGCTGAACGAGAACAAGCGCTTTGGACCCGATCCGGACAACTTCGATTTTTAATAAACAAGGCCAATAAACAGGGGGCTGTCCCGCATGTCTGACGCAGACGACGGGATGCGCCCCTTTCCCATTGCAGGCGGACCAGCCCCGAAAAAGAAAGCAGGGTATCCCCGCGAGGCAGCCTTGCCTGCCAGCAGGGGGACACCCGCTTGTTCATCCGTGGCGGCGATAGGCCAGGATGGTGCGGTACATGCTTTTGTCGGCGAGCTTCTGGAACAAGGAAATGTCTGGCCGCAAGTTTGCTTCGATGATCCAGACGCGCCCGTTTGCGTCGATGCCCATATCGAAGCCGAAGACGCGCTGGCGGGTGTAGTAGCGGGCCAGCCGTTTCGCTGCGAGCAGTGCGACCTGCTGCAAACGGGAGACGATCGCCGAGGACGAGGCTCCGCGAATGTTCGAGCGCCAAATCGCGGTGGAGAGCGGGAGCACTTTGCCGCCGCTGCGCTTAATGTTGGTGATGATGTAGCCTTTGCCCGCCACTACCCAAGGCTGTCCGCTTTTTCGCCGCACCATGACTCTGACGTCAAACAGCGAGCTGTTGACGCGAGCGAGCGATATGCCCTGCTGCACGAGATAGCGCGTTTTGATTTTGCGGCCAAATGCTTGTACGCCGCTTTTTTGCCGTGCTTCGTCTTGCGCTTGGCCCCGCGCTGGACCCGATAGCGGCCGCCGCCGAGCCCGGTCACGAGGATGACTCCCGCGCCTCCGCTGCCTGAGGCTGGCTTGGCGATCACTTTGCGGTAACGGTCGAGAAACTTGTACAGAGCGCGCCTGGAAAACTTGCGCGTCTTTGGCAGCGCGCCGGGCAGAGCGGAGCTTGCCCGCAGCACGTAGTACTTGGTCAGTTTTGACTCGCTTTTATTGCCCAAAAAGGTCATTCCCCCAATCGTGATGTGAAACGCATGATTCTTTCCTAATGTATGTCCGGCTTGTTTCAGCGCTTGTGGGAATGTCCTTGCCGCAAAAAAATAGGTAGGATTTGGCTCGGCGGGGGAAGATTCGCTCTTTACTATGCTATTAATTTTTGTATACTGAAAAGTAGCATATTTGTTTCATCAGATGAAACGAACGGAACCAAGTAGGAAGCAGGTGTAAGAACAAATGGATGAACAAAAAGCAAACGTTCGTTCCGTCGAGCGTGCTTTGGATATCCTGCTCTGTTTTACGGACGCCACAGACCTTGGGCTAAGTGAGATATCGAGTCGGCTTTCCTTGCATAAAAGCACGGTGCATCGTTTGCTGGCGACGTTGGAAAACAAGGGCTTTCTCATCCGTGATGTCCAGACGGAAAAATATCGGTTAGGCTTTCGCATCTGGGAGCTTTCCGCCAACCTGACGCATAACGACGATCCCGCCACACTGCTTTTGCCCGAGATGGAGAGGCTGCGGGATTTGGTAGAGGAAACGATCAGCCTGTACGTGCGCGATGGAAACGAGCGAATACGCATTCAGGCTGTGCAGAGTCGGCAGCCGATTCGCAGGGTCGCGCCGATCGGGGCGCGCATGCCGCTGGCCGTCGGGGCGTCCAGCAAGGTGTTGGTCGCCTATGACGAGCCGCATGTGCTGGAACAAGTTCTGAACGATCCCGACTGGCCGGAATACGTCAATCGGGAGGCGTATGTCGAGCAGCTCGACCAGATCAAAAGACTTGGCTTTGCAACCAGCGTGGAGGAGCGCGAGCTGGGGACAGCGGCCGTAGCGGTGCCGATCTTCAACCGCAACGGACAACTGGTGGCGTCAATCGCTGCATCTGGCCCATCCAACCGGCTCACCCCGGAAAAAATGAGCGAGTACGCTCCCTACATCATGGAAGCAGCTTATCGCATGGGAAAAATGATGAAATAACCAAAAAGCCAACACGCTTGCTTGCGGGCGTGTTGGCTTTTTTTGCTATTTGCGCTGCCTGTACTCGCTTTGCAGCACGCGCCAAAACGGCTGGACGGCGTTGTCGGCGAGAAAGCGCTCCCCGCGCGCCCGGACGTACTGGCTCATGTCCTGGTAGTAGGCGGGATCGCGCAGCTTTTCGTAATGGAAGGCGATGTCGTGGGCATCCTGCACAAACAGCGGGTAATGTTCGCCCAGCAACGCGAGATTGCCGATCGTTTTGGTCGTCAGGACAGGGACGCCGAGCGCCATGCATTCGATGATCCGGGACAAGTACGAGTGAGACGGGTTCTGGTCCGGGGTATCGTCGTAGAGCAGCGCAATGCCGATGCCGCTTTGCACGATCATCTTTTTGGTCGTCCACATCGACTTTTGCCCGTGGTCGGCGACGCCAGACGTGCGCAGCAGAATCCGCGCCTTTTTTTGATAGCTGCCGACGATGGACGGATAGAGGACGCGCAGCTTCGCTTTCGGATATCTTTTGCGAATCAGGCGAATCGCTTTGGTGGCGACAGCAAGTCCATAGCGCGGTCGGATGACGCCTGCCCAGATCAGATGCAAAGGCTCGCCAGGCAGACGGGTGAGCGGCTCGCCGTCGTGGGGTTCGACGAACTGGGGCAGCACCTGGATTTTGCGCTGTAGCTCCTGCGCCGAGTATTTCGCTTTGCTGAGCTGGTAGCGGCGATATCTGTCGGCATTCGGCTCCGTCTGGAAAAAGACGACGCGGGAATGCTGGAAAATGTGATCCAGTCTGCCCATGATGTACGGGTCCCGCAAATTGTACTGGACGGCCAAATAGAGCAGCTTTTTGCCGAGCGCAGGCTTTTTTTCCACCAGGTGAAAAGCCTCGTTGCGGCCACGGATAAACAAAAAGTCGTATTTGTGCTTTTGGTCGCGGGCGATGATGTCATTCACGAGATCGTCCGACTTGTGAAACCGGACGTGTTCAAACGTAAAGCCGCCCGTTCCGTTGCGGAACTGAAAAGGCAAGACGCAATCGAGCACGTACCGCTTGCGCTCGCTCGCGCCAAGCTTCGTCACGATACGGTCGACGGAACGCAGCAAAATAAAAAATTGCAGGACGTTTCCCTTTGGCTTGAATTCGATGAGATTACAGGAAAAGCAAATTCTCACGGGATTCTCTCCTTCGCAGGGCTCTTTACCTATGGTATGGCTTTTGGGGCCATTGGCTACTGGAAGAGGAGAAAACGCCGTTGTACAATTCATTTACTTAAATAAAAAACTTTACTCGAGTTAATATGAATGCTATTGTATTTCTTGGATGTAACTGGAAAACGAAAGAGAGGGAACTATGACGGAAACGATTTCGCTGCGAGAAAAGAAAAAAGCAAAAACGAAGCTCGCCTTACTGGAGGCAGCACTGGCCCTGATCGACGAAGGAACATTTCGCAGCGTGCTCGTCGACGATATTTGCGAGCGGGCAGAAGTATCCAAGGTGACGTTTTTCAAGTTTTTTCCGCAAAAAGAGGAGATGCTCATCTATTTCATGAGCATCTGGCAGGCGCGCTGCTTCTGCGAGCTGTCAGCCAACGGGAAGCGGGGCTTTGCTGCTGTGCGCCACATCTTTTCCATGGTGGCGGAGGAAAGCGAGAAGTATCCGGGGATTATGCTCAGCCTGATTAGCTTTCTCGCCGAGCAAAAAATGCATCCGTGCGTCCCGACGCTGTCAGCGGCGGAGCTGGCCTTGCTGTTCCCCGATGTCAGCGACAGGGCGCCCTTCAGCGATGCGGACTTGCACCAGATTTTTGTGCGCTGTGTGCGGGAAGCGCGCGAAGACGGGGAACTCGCCGACGATGTCAGCGAGGAGGAGGCTGTCGTGCTGCTGTTCTCCATGTTTTACGGGGCGTATTTGACGGCGCACTTGTTCCGGTCGGACGATTTCATGGCTTGCTATGAGCTTCATCTCAAATCTTTGACAAGGTAGGAGAGCGCAATGGCGAAAATTGTGCCTGGACGGTACACGGCAAAAATGGAAGGGTCATACGTAGTGTTCATCATCGGCATGCGGATCAACCAACTGCTGGCGGTTCACAAATGGCTTCCGGTTGCGCGGGCGATGGGCGGAATGGTGGAGGAGCTGTATCAAAATCCCGAGCTTGGCTTTTTGGGCAGTCGCTCCAGCATGAGCCTGTGCACGATCACCCAGATTCAATATTGGCGTTCGTTTGAGCATTTGGAAAAATATGCGCGGCACGCCCCACTGCACCTGAAGGCGTGGAAAAAGTTCAATCAGGCAGTGGGCGCAGACGGCTCGGTCGGAATTTACCATGAGACGTACTTGGTAGAAGCGGGCCATTACGAATGTGTGTATGTCAATATGCCTGTTTTCGGCCTGGGAGAAGTGGGCGAGCTCGTTCCCGCCACAGGCAAACGCGAATCGGCCAGACAGCGGATCAACAAAGGCTAGAGCAGCATCCGCCTAGTCGGTTTCGTTGACCAGGCGCAGCAGCCATTCCTTGAGGTCGACGATGCGCAACGATTTCGGACGCGAATCGGTTCCGGTGACGAGCAGCGGGACGAGCGAGTCGGCTGCATGCAGCGAGCCGTGGGCAGCGCCGCCGATATGGGTCGGGGAGCTTTCCGTAATCAGCTCGTAGCCGGGCTGCACGGTGGCGATGACGTATCTTCCGGGGTGGGAGTTCATGGCTCCGTGCAGCCGGGCCAACGCATCGGGATACTTCCCGTACGTGAGCCGCTTTTTGCTCACGGTCATGTCCAATACGCTTGTGTCTCCGCTGATCGTCCACGTCTGCCCGTACTCGTCCTTGACGGGACCGCCCGGCTTGTACGTCATCTGCTTGCTGCTGCCTCCTGCCGTGACGACGATTGACTGTCCTTCTTTTCGCGCGATCACGTCCATCCGCGGTTCGCGCTGCAACTGTGCCGCGACGGCAGAGAGCGAAAGCTGCGGATCGAGCGCGTAGACGTACGCCATCCGCTCGTTGGCGGCGATCACGATCTGGTCGGTTGCTTGCGGCGGCCGGCTGATCGAGGAAATCCGGTACGAGGCGAGCAAGCTGCGCAAATCAATCGTCGCCGCTTGCCGATCATCCTGCACCGCGCTTTGGGCACTGTCTCCCATGACGATCCAGCGCACCTCCTCGACGGCCTTGTCCCACGAGCCAAAGGCGTCGAGCACGGTTTGCAGCGCCTTGTCGGCATTTTCAATCCCTTCCAGCGTCAGCGGGCCTTTGCGGTGGACCTCCATGTCATTTTCCGGCAAGTACGTGATCGTGAGCGGCGGCAGCCTGTCATGCGCGATCAAAAAAGCAGTTTCCTGGGCGGAAAACTCGTCGTTCATGCCGTATTTGCGCCAGATGCGCGTATGGCGCTTCTGGTTCGGATCGAGCTGGGCAAAGGCGGCGTAAGACAGCAGCTTCGGCCCGGTTACGTTCAGCTCTTCCGGCAGTTGCGCGGCAATCTCGATCAGATGCGGGATTTTTAAGGCATGTTCGGTCTTGCCCCGCCACACAATCGCATTGATGGAAGCCGAATCTTTGCCTTGGTCGGCCAGCACATCGTGGATCGTGTTTGTCTGCGGATTCAACTGACTCTGGTTCAACTGCCAAATCGCGTCCAGCAGCACCTGCGGCTGGTCAATCTTCATCGCTTCCTTTGGGCCGTAACCGTAGTAAACCATCCGCTTTTCTTGTTCGTTGTACCAGGACAGACCCGGCACGTGATGCTGATCGGCGTAGGTCCCGGTCAGCAACGTGCTGTCGATCGTCACGGACATCGTCGGAAACGAGCTGACGACATGGGGGAAGTAGTGCCCTTTTTCCCGCAAAAAGGCCAAGGCAGGAGCGCGCCCCTGGCGAATCGCCTCCTGCAGCGGCTTGTCCATCAACGAATCAATGAGGATGAGCACAACGGGTTTTGGCCCTTGCGTTTGTTCTTGTTCGGAAGACAGCGGAGCGGGGATCTTCTCCTGGATTTGCAATCTTTCGCCAGCCTTGCAGCCAATGAGTGGCAAGCTGAGCACAAGCAACCAAAGGATGGCGGATGTCCATCTCGACTTCATGCTTCCATTCCTTTCCATGAGTATCGTGGTTTTATTTTTTGCCGTCGCCGCTAAATTATTCCACATACAGCCGCATAAAAAATCTCCCCCTCGCGAGCCGGCAGACGCTGTGCATGAGGGGGAGATTTTTATGCGGTTATCCTTCCGGCAGCAAATGGCTCACCTCCACGACCTCGCCTTTCTCCAAAAACAGGCGCGGAATGCGGTTGCTCAAAGTAGCGACGACTTCATAGTTGATCGTCCCGAGCATTTCCGCCACTTCATCGACCGTAATCTCCGCGTTCCCCTGCTTGCCGTACAGCTTCGGAATATGGCGGCGAATCGCGCGGATGTTTCTTTTGACGGCATCGAGATTGACCTCGATCCACGTTTCGCGAAACGGTTTTTTCATTACGGGTACCTTTCCAAAACAAGATGGAAAGCCTTGTTTTCCCTTTGGAAAAGAATGTCATGCATACTTTTTTCTCATAAGTATTCGTCTTCCGGGCTACTTAGGCGTGGCCGATTCCAAAGCACCAATAAAAAAAG
It includes:
- a CDS encoding IclR family transcriptional regulator, with amino-acid sequence MDEQKANVRSVERALDILLCFTDATDLGLSEISSRLSLHKSTVHRLLATLENKGFLIRDVQTEKYRLGFRIWELSANLTHNDDPATLLLPEMERLRDLVEETISLYVRDGNERIRIQAVQSRQPIRRVAPIGARMPLAVGASSKVLVAYDEPHVLEQVLNDPDWPEYVNREAYVEQLDQIKRLGFATSVEERELGTAAVAVPIFNRNGQLVASIAASGPSNRLTPEKMSEYAPYIMEAAYRMGKMMK
- a CDS encoding TetR/AcrR family transcriptional regulator; this translates as MTETISLREKKKAKTKLALLEAALALIDEGTFRSVLVDDICERAEVSKVTFFKFFPQKEEMLIYFMSIWQARCFCELSANGKRGFAAVRHIFSMVAEESEKYPGIMLSLISFLAEQKMHPCVPTLSAAELALLFPDVSDRAPFSDADLHQIFVRCVREAREDGELADDVSEEEAVVLLFSMFYGAYLTAHLFRSDDFMACYELHLKSLTR
- a CDS encoding DUF4188 domain-containing protein, encoding MAKIVPGRYTAKMEGSYVVFIIGMRINQLLAVHKWLPVARAMGGMVEELYQNPELGFLGSRSSMSLCTITQIQYWRSFEHLEKYARHAPLHLKAWKKFNQAVGADGSVGIYHETYLVEAGHYECVYVNMPVFGLGEVGELVPATGKRESARQRINKG
- a CDS encoding alkaline phosphatase family protein gives rise to the protein MKSRWTSAILWLLVLSLPLIGCKAGERLQIQEKIPAPLSSEQEQTQGPKPVVLILIDSLMDKPLQEAIRQGRAPALAFLREKGHYFPHVVSSFPTMSVTIDSTLLTGTYADQHHVPGLSWYNEQEKRMVYYGYGPKEAMKIDQPQVLLDAIWQLNQSQLNPQTNTIHDVLADQGKDSASINAIVWRGKTEHALKIPHLIEIAAQLPEELNVTGPKLLSYAAFAQLDPNQKRHTRIWRKYGMNDEFSAQETAFLIAHDRLPPLTITYLPENDMEVHRKGPLTLEGIENADKALQTVLDAFGSWDKAVEEVRWIVMGDSAQSAVQDDRQAATIDLRSLLASYRISSISRPPQATDQIVIAANERMAYVYALDPQLSLSAVAAQLQREPRMDVIARKEGQSIVVTAGGSSKQMTYKPGGPVKDEYGQTWTISGDTSVLDMTVSKKRLTYGKYPDALARLHGAMNSHPGRYVIATVQPGYELITESSPTHIGGAAHGSLHAADSLVPLLVTGTDSRPKSLRIVDLKEWLLRLVNETD